The proteins below are encoded in one region of Oncorhynchus gorbuscha isolate QuinsamMale2020 ecotype Even-year linkage group LG01, OgorEven_v1.0, whole genome shotgun sequence:
- the nox5 gene encoding NADPH oxidase 5 isoform X2, with protein sequence MSLDEDARWLEWVTKQFESIAGEDKEIDLEEFKTALKVKESFFAERFFALFDSDGSKTISLDELLEALDLLIHGSETDKLRFLFQVYDVDGSGSIDPDELRTVLKSCLRESAISLPEEKLDDLTLALFESADKDNSGSITFEELKAELENFPEVMENLTISAANWLKPPGLEQKKGRHTPRYLTPAYWHNNSRKLLFLCAYTCLNLLLFITAMLKNAEGGFWYMVAKGCGQCLNFNCTFVMVLMLRRCLTWLRATWVVRVLPLDQNILLHQMVGYAIVTFSTVHTTAHFMNFVHLSQNSSYSLWEHLFTTRPGIGWVQGSASLTGMVLQIMICLMVVCSSTFVRRSGHFEVFYWSHLSYVWVWALLVVHCANFWKWFVVPGVIFLLEKLVGVAVSHMGGLYIVEVNLLPSKVTHLVIKRPQFFHFKPGDYVYINIPDIAKYEWHPFTISSAPEQPDTLWLHIRSMGQWTNRLYEYFRQPDSQVVSTKRLSASLKDRRHQRRAQTTAKLSENHRFCNVKCFVDGPYGTPTRQIFASEHAVLIGAGIGITPFASILQSIMYHYRMRKQNCPNCSYSWCENIKDSEMKLRKVDFIWINRDQKSFEWFVSLLTKLEMDQADEEPEGRFLEMHMYMTSALSKNDMKAIGLQMALDLLAKKEKRDSITGLRTRTQPGRPEWGKVFQKVAEEKKGKVHVFYCGAPALAKLIKAQCEHFGFNFYKENF encoded by the exons ATGAGTCTGGATGAGGATGCACGCTGGCTGGAGTGGGTCACCAAGCAGTTTGAGAGCATCGCGGGAGAAGACAAAGAAATTGACCTGGAGGAGTTCAAAACGGCCCTCAAGGTCAAGGAG tCTTTCTTTGCGGAGCGGTTCTTTGCGCTGTTTGACTCTGACGGTAGCAAAACCATCAGTCTGGATGAgctgctggaggctctggacctgCTGATCCATGGCAGCGAGACGGACAAGCTCCGCTTCCTCTTCCAGGTCTATGACGTCGATG GCAGTGGCTCGATTGACCCAGACGAGCTGCGCACGGTGCTCAAGTCGTGCCTGCGCGAGAGCGCCATCTCCCTGCCAGAGGAGAAGCTGGACGACCTGACCCTGGCTCTGTTCGAGTCGGCTGACAAGGACAACAGCGGCTCCATCACCTTCGAGGAGCTCAAGGCCGAGCTGGAGAACTTCCCCGAGGTTATGGAGAACCTCACCATCAG CGCTGCCAACTGGCTGAAGCCTCCCGGCCTGGAGCAGAAGAAGGGGCGGCATACCCCTCGCTACCTGACGCCGGCGTACTGGCACAACAACAGCCGGAAGCTCCTCTTTCTGTGCGCCTACACTTGCCTCAACCTGCTGCTGTTCATCACCGCCATGCTGAAGAACGCAGAGGGGGGGTTCTGGTACATGGTGGCCAAGGGCTGCGGCCAGTGCCTCAACTTTAACTGTACCTTTGTCATG GTGCTAATGCTGCGCCGCTGTTTGACCTGGCTGCGGGCCACTTGGGTGGTGAGGGTGCTGCCTCTGGACCAGAACATCCTGCTGCATCAGATGGTGGGCTACGCCATTGTCACGTTCTCCACCGTGCACACCACTGCCCACTTCATGAACTTTG TACACCTATCTCAGAACAGCAGCTACAGCCTGTGGGAGCACCTTTTCACTACCCGGCCAGGGATTGGCTGGGTGCAGGGCTCTGCATCCCTTACCGGCATGGTGCTACAGATCATGATCTGTCTAATGGTGGTCTGTTCCAGCACCTTTGTCCGCCGCAGCGGACATTTTGAG GTGTTCTACTGGTCCCACCTGTCCTATGTGTGGGTGTGGGCTTTGCTGGTGGTGCACTGTGCCAACTTCTGGAAGTGGTTTGTGGTGCCTGGTGTGATCTTCCTGCTGGAGAAACTAGTGGGCGTTGCTGTTTCTCACATGGGAGGCCTCTACATCGTGGAAGTCAACCTGCTGCCATCTAAG GTGACCCATCTGGTAATCAAGCGGCCCCAGTTTTTCCACTTCAAACCAGGGGACTATGTTTACATCAACATTCCAGACATCGCAAAGTATGAGTGGCATCCTTTCACCATCAGCAGTGCCCCAGAGCAGccag ATACTCTGTGGTTGCATATCCGCTCCATGGGCCAGTGGACCAATCGTCTGTATGAGTACTTCAGGCAGCCAGACAGCCAGGTGGTCAGCACCAAGAGACTGAGCGCCAGCCTGAAGGACAGACGGCACCAGAGGAGGGCCCAG ACCACAGCCAAGCTTAGTGAAAACCACAGGTTCTGCAACGTCAAA TGCTTCGTGGATGGGCCCTATGGGACTCCGACGAGACAGATCTTTGCCTCTGAACATGCGGTGTTAATCGGTGCCGGTATCGGGATCACGCCTTTCGCCTCCATCTTACAGAGCATCATGTACCA CTATCGCATGAGGAAACAGAACTGTCCCAACTGCAGCTACTCGTGGTGTGAGAACATCAAGGACAGTGAGATGAAACTGAGGAAG GTTGACTTTATCTGGATCAACAGAGACCAGAAATCATTTGAGTGGTTTGTGAGCCTCCTGACCAAACTGGAGATGGATCAGGCTGACGAAGAGCCAGAGG GCCGCTTCTTGGAGATGCACATGTACATGACCTCTGCCCTCAGCAAGAATGACATGAAGGCCATCGGCCTGCAGATGGCACTAGACCTCCTGGCCAAGAAGGAAAAGAGGGATTCCATCACTGGCCTTCGCACCCGCACACAGCCAGGGAGGCCAGAGTGGGGGAAG GTGTTCCAGAAAGTggcagaggagaagaaagggaagGTTCATGTGTTCTACTGTGGAGCCCCTGCACTGGCTAAACTCATCAAGGCCCAGTGTGAGCACTTTGGATTCAACTTCTACAAGGAGAACTTTTGA
- the nox5 gene encoding NADPH oxidase 5 isoform X1, translating to MSLDEDARWLEWVTKQFESIAGEDKEIDLEEFKTALKVKESFFAERFFALFDSDGSKTISLDELLEALDLLIHGSETDKLRFLFQVYDVDAAYIFITLQQTIDKDFSWPAGSGSIDPDELRTVLKSCLRESAISLPEEKLDDLTLALFESADKDNSGSITFEELKAELENFPEVMENLTISAANWLKPPGLEQKKGRHTPRYLTPAYWHNNSRKLLFLCAYTCLNLLLFITAMLKNAEGGFWYMVAKGCGQCLNFNCTFVMVLMLRRCLTWLRATWVVRVLPLDQNILLHQMVGYAIVTFSTVHTTAHFMNFVHLSQNSSYSLWEHLFTTRPGIGWVQGSASLTGMVLQIMICLMVVCSSTFVRRSGHFEVFYWSHLSYVWVWALLVVHCANFWKWFVVPGVIFLLEKLVGVAVSHMGGLYIVEVNLLPSKVTHLVIKRPQFFHFKPGDYVYINIPDIAKYEWHPFTISSAPEQPDTLWLHIRSMGQWTNRLYEYFRQPDSQVVSTKRLSASLKDRRHQRRAQTTAKLSENHRFCNVKCFVDGPYGTPTRQIFASEHAVLIGAGIGITPFASILQSIMYHYRMRKQNCPNCSYSWCENIKDSEMKLRKVDFIWINRDQKSFEWFVSLLTKLEMDQADEEPEGRFLEMHMYMTSALSKNDMKAIGLQMALDLLAKKEKRDSITGLRTRTQPGRPEWGKVFQKVAEEKKGKVHVFYCGAPALAKLIKAQCEHFGFNFYKENF from the exons ATGAGTCTGGATGAGGATGCACGCTGGCTGGAGTGGGTCACCAAGCAGTTTGAGAGCATCGCGGGAGAAGACAAAGAAATTGACCTGGAGGAGTTCAAAACGGCCCTCAAGGTCAAGGAG tCTTTCTTTGCGGAGCGGTTCTTTGCGCTGTTTGACTCTGACGGTAGCAAAACCATCAGTCTGGATGAgctgctggaggctctggacctgCTGATCCATGGCAGCGAGACGGACAAGCTCCGCTTCCTCTTCCAGGTCTATGACGTCGATG CTGCCTATATTTTCATCACCTTGCAACAGACTATTGACAAGGATTTCTCTTGGCCTGCAGGCAGTGGCTCGATTGACCCAGACGAGCTGCGCACGGTGCTCAAGTCGTGCCTGCGCGAGAGCGCCATCTCCCTGCCAGAGGAGAAGCTGGACGACCTGACCCTGGCTCTGTTCGAGTCGGCTGACAAGGACAACAGCGGCTCCATCACCTTCGAGGAGCTCAAGGCCGAGCTGGAGAACTTCCCCGAGGTTATGGAGAACCTCACCATCAG CGCTGCCAACTGGCTGAAGCCTCCCGGCCTGGAGCAGAAGAAGGGGCGGCATACCCCTCGCTACCTGACGCCGGCGTACTGGCACAACAACAGCCGGAAGCTCCTCTTTCTGTGCGCCTACACTTGCCTCAACCTGCTGCTGTTCATCACCGCCATGCTGAAGAACGCAGAGGGGGGGTTCTGGTACATGGTGGCCAAGGGCTGCGGCCAGTGCCTCAACTTTAACTGTACCTTTGTCATG GTGCTAATGCTGCGCCGCTGTTTGACCTGGCTGCGGGCCACTTGGGTGGTGAGGGTGCTGCCTCTGGACCAGAACATCCTGCTGCATCAGATGGTGGGCTACGCCATTGTCACGTTCTCCACCGTGCACACCACTGCCCACTTCATGAACTTTG TACACCTATCTCAGAACAGCAGCTACAGCCTGTGGGAGCACCTTTTCACTACCCGGCCAGGGATTGGCTGGGTGCAGGGCTCTGCATCCCTTACCGGCATGGTGCTACAGATCATGATCTGTCTAATGGTGGTCTGTTCCAGCACCTTTGTCCGCCGCAGCGGACATTTTGAG GTGTTCTACTGGTCCCACCTGTCCTATGTGTGGGTGTGGGCTTTGCTGGTGGTGCACTGTGCCAACTTCTGGAAGTGGTTTGTGGTGCCTGGTGTGATCTTCCTGCTGGAGAAACTAGTGGGCGTTGCTGTTTCTCACATGGGAGGCCTCTACATCGTGGAAGTCAACCTGCTGCCATCTAAG GTGACCCATCTGGTAATCAAGCGGCCCCAGTTTTTCCACTTCAAACCAGGGGACTATGTTTACATCAACATTCCAGACATCGCAAAGTATGAGTGGCATCCTTTCACCATCAGCAGTGCCCCAGAGCAGccag ATACTCTGTGGTTGCATATCCGCTCCATGGGCCAGTGGACCAATCGTCTGTATGAGTACTTCAGGCAGCCAGACAGCCAGGTGGTCAGCACCAAGAGACTGAGCGCCAGCCTGAAGGACAGACGGCACCAGAGGAGGGCCCAG ACCACAGCCAAGCTTAGTGAAAACCACAGGTTCTGCAACGTCAAA TGCTTCGTGGATGGGCCCTATGGGACTCCGACGAGACAGATCTTTGCCTCTGAACATGCGGTGTTAATCGGTGCCGGTATCGGGATCACGCCTTTCGCCTCCATCTTACAGAGCATCATGTACCA CTATCGCATGAGGAAACAGAACTGTCCCAACTGCAGCTACTCGTGGTGTGAGAACATCAAGGACAGTGAGATGAAACTGAGGAAG GTTGACTTTATCTGGATCAACAGAGACCAGAAATCATTTGAGTGGTTTGTGAGCCTCCTGACCAAACTGGAGATGGATCAGGCTGACGAAGAGCCAGAGG GCCGCTTCTTGGAGATGCACATGTACATGACCTCTGCCCTCAGCAAGAATGACATGAAGGCCATCGGCCTGCAGATGGCACTAGACCTCCTGGCCAAGAAGGAAAAGAGGGATTCCATCACTGGCCTTCGCACCCGCACACAGCCAGGGAGGCCAGAGTGGGGGAAG GTGTTCCAGAAAGTggcagaggagaagaaagggaagGTTCATGTGTTCTACTGTGGAGCCCCTGCACTGGCTAAACTCATCAAGGCCCAGTGTGAGCACTTTGGATTCAACTTCTACAAGGAGAACTTTTGA